From Dermochelys coriacea isolate rDerCor1 chromosome 8, rDerCor1.pri.v4, whole genome shotgun sequence, the proteins below share one genomic window:
- the MKNK1 gene encoding MAP kinase-interacting serine/threonine-protein kinase 1 isoform X3, with translation MEMPDIVRQNKIAELKNFLFSSKLQNNPTSASPVFEANGNPPVYPNSLLAVKSIQRRPEMVSSQPLTIVDNGKKKKKKRRTRATDHLPGKFEDLYKLTAELLGEGAYAKVQGAVSLQNGQEYAVKIIEKNTGHSRSRVFREVETLYQCQGNKNILELIEFFEDDTRYYLVFEKLRGGSILTHIQKRKHFNEREASRVVRDIASALDFLHTKGIAHRDLKPENILCESPEKVSPVKICDFDLGSGVKLNSACTPITTPELTTPCGSAEYMAPEVVEVFTEEATFYDKRCDLWSLGVILYIMLSGYPPFVGNCGTDCGWDRGEVCRVCQNKLFESIQEGKYEFPDKDWSHISNDAKDLISKLLVRDAKERLGAAQVLQHVWLQGKEQQHERPDAFCSRGHCS, from the exons ATGGAG ATGCCGGATATTGTGAGGCAAAATAAAATTGCGGAACTGAAGAACTTCCTCTTTTCTTCTAAG ttACAAAATAATCCTACTTCAGCAAGTCCGGTTTTTGAAGCAAATGGTAATCCGCCTGTCTACCCAAACTCCCTTCTTGCAGTGAAGTCAATCCAACGCAGACCAG AGATGGTCAGCAGTCAGCCTCTCACCATCGTAgataatggcaaaaagaaaaaaaaaaagaggaggaccAGAGCCACAGACCATCTCCCAGGGAAGTTTGAAG ACTTGTACAAGCTGACTGCTGAGCTCCTTGGTGAGGGAGCATATGCCAAGGTTCAAGGTGCTGTTAGTCTGCAAAATGGGCAAGAATATGCAGTAAAA ATAATTGAGAAAAATACCGGACACAGTCGGAGTCGTGTTTTTCGTGAAGTAGAAACATTGTATCAATGTCAGGGTAACAA gAACATTTTGGAGCTAATAGAATTTTTTGAAGATGACACAAGGTATTACCTTGTCTTTGAGAAATTGCGAGGAG GTTCGATCCTAACCCACATACAAAAGCGAAAGCACTTTAATGAACGGGAAGCCAGCAGGGTGGTAAGAGACATTGCATCTGCTCTGGATTTTCTGCATACAAAAG GCATTGCACATAGGGATCTGAAGCCTGAAAACATATTGTGTGAATCTCCAGAAAAG gtgtCACCAGTGAAAATATGTGACTTTGACCTTGGTAGTGGAGTGAAACTGAACAGTGCATGTACTCCAATAACTACTCCTGAATTAACTACTCCA TGTGGTTCCGCGGAATACATGGCACCAGAGGTGGTCGAAGTCTTCACAGAGGAGGCCACATTCTATGACAAGCGATGTGATCTGTGGAGTCTGGGTGTGATTTTGTATATCATGCTCAGTGGCTACCCTCCTTTTGTGGGGAACTGTGGCACAGACTGTGGCTGGGACAGGGGAGAAGTCTGCAGAGTCTGTCAG AATAAGCTCTTTGAGAGTATCCAGGAAGGCAAGTATGAGTTTCCAGACAAGGACTGGTCTCATATATCCAATGATGCCAAAGATCTCATCTCAAAGTTGCTAGTTCGTGATGCCAAAGAAAGACTGGGTGCTGCTCAGGTTCTTCAGCATGTATGGCTGCAAGGG
- the MKNK1 gene encoding MAP kinase-interacting serine/threonine-protein kinase 1 isoform X4 produces the protein MPDIVRQNKIAELKNFLFSSKLQNNPTSASPVFEANGNPPVYPNSLLAVKSIQRRPEMVSSQPLTIVDNGKKKKKKRRTRATDHLPGKFEDLYKLTAELLGEGAYAKVQGAVSLQNGQEYAVKIIEKNTGHSRSRVFREVETLYQCQGNKNILELIEFFEDDTRYYLVFEKLRGGSILTHIQKRKHFNEREASRVVRDIASALDFLHTKGIAHRDLKPENILCESPEKVSPVKICDFDLGSGVKLNSACTPITTPELTTPCGSAEYMAPEVVEVFTEEATFYDKRCDLWSLGVILYIMLSGYPPFVGNCGTDCGWDRGEVCRVCQNKLFESIQEGKYEFPDKDWSHISNDAKDLISKLLVRDAKERLGAAQVLQHVWLQGKEQQHERPDAFCSRGHCS, from the exons ATGCCGGATATTGTGAGGCAAAATAAAATTGCGGAACTGAAGAACTTCCTCTTTTCTTCTAAG ttACAAAATAATCCTACTTCAGCAAGTCCGGTTTTTGAAGCAAATGGTAATCCGCCTGTCTACCCAAACTCCCTTCTTGCAGTGAAGTCAATCCAACGCAGACCAG AGATGGTCAGCAGTCAGCCTCTCACCATCGTAgataatggcaaaaagaaaaaaaaaaagaggaggaccAGAGCCACAGACCATCTCCCAGGGAAGTTTGAAG ACTTGTACAAGCTGACTGCTGAGCTCCTTGGTGAGGGAGCATATGCCAAGGTTCAAGGTGCTGTTAGTCTGCAAAATGGGCAAGAATATGCAGTAAAA ATAATTGAGAAAAATACCGGACACAGTCGGAGTCGTGTTTTTCGTGAAGTAGAAACATTGTATCAATGTCAGGGTAACAA gAACATTTTGGAGCTAATAGAATTTTTTGAAGATGACACAAGGTATTACCTTGTCTTTGAGAAATTGCGAGGAG GTTCGATCCTAACCCACATACAAAAGCGAAAGCACTTTAATGAACGGGAAGCCAGCAGGGTGGTAAGAGACATTGCATCTGCTCTGGATTTTCTGCATACAAAAG GCATTGCACATAGGGATCTGAAGCCTGAAAACATATTGTGTGAATCTCCAGAAAAG gtgtCACCAGTGAAAATATGTGACTTTGACCTTGGTAGTGGAGTGAAACTGAACAGTGCATGTACTCCAATAACTACTCCTGAATTAACTACTCCA TGTGGTTCCGCGGAATACATGGCACCAGAGGTGGTCGAAGTCTTCACAGAGGAGGCCACATTCTATGACAAGCGATGTGATCTGTGGAGTCTGGGTGTGATTTTGTATATCATGCTCAGTGGCTACCCTCCTTTTGTGGGGAACTGTGGCACAGACTGTGGCTGGGACAGGGGAGAAGTCTGCAGAGTCTGTCAG AATAAGCTCTTTGAGAGTATCCAGGAAGGCAAGTATGAGTTTCCAGACAAGGACTGGTCTCATATATCCAATGATGCCAAAGATCTCATCTCAAAGTTGCTAGTTCGTGATGCCAAAGAAAGACTGGGTGCTGCTCAGGTTCTTCAGCATGTATGGCTGCAAGGG